In a genomic window of Microterricola viridarii:
- the lexA gene encoding transcriptional repressor LexA has translation MAILDVIQRSVSARGYPPSMREIGDAVGLASLSSVTYQLKQLELSGYLRRDPNRPRALEVLIEVPAQNEGTESYEGESFATPMATVGDAAMVPLVGRIAAGIPITAEQQIDEIFPLPRQIVGKGELFMLKVVGESMIDAAICDGDWVVVRAQKTAENGEIVAAMLDNEATVKVFRQRDGHTWLLPRNSNFEPILGDYAEILGKIVAVLRSV, from the coding sequence ATGGCGATCCTCGACGTCATCCAGCGCTCTGTGAGCGCGCGCGGCTACCCGCCGAGCATGCGCGAGATCGGCGACGCCGTCGGCCTGGCCTCGCTCTCTAGCGTCACCTACCAGCTCAAGCAGCTGGAGCTCAGCGGCTACCTGCGCCGCGACCCCAACCGCCCGCGCGCCCTCGAGGTGCTCATCGAGGTGCCGGCGCAGAACGAGGGCACGGAGAGCTACGAGGGCGAGAGCTTCGCCACCCCGATGGCCACCGTCGGCGATGCCGCCATGGTGCCGCTCGTCGGGCGCATCGCCGCCGGCATCCCGATCACCGCCGAACAGCAGATCGACGAGATCTTCCCGCTGCCCCGCCAGATCGTCGGCAAGGGCGAGCTGTTCATGCTCAAGGTCGTCGGCGAGTCGATGATCGACGCCGCCATCTGCGACGGCGACTGGGTGGTCGTGCGCGCCCAGAAGACGGCGGAGAACGGCGAGATCGTCGCGGCCATGCTCGACAACGAGGCCACCGTCAAGGTGTTCCGCCAGCGCGACGGCCACACCTGGCTGTTGCCGCGCAACAGCAACTTCGAGCCGATCCTCGGCGACTACGCCGAGATCCTGGGCAAGATCGTCGCGGTGCTCCGCAGCGTCTGA